The stretch of DNA ggccccggtgGCCCCGCGGCCCCGACCGCGCTCAGGACGCCGGTGCTGCTGCGTAGGATGGCggccagggagcagagcagcgTCAGCCCGACCCACTCGGCGCCCCTCCAGCAGAAGGCGGCGGCGATGACGGCCACCAGGCGCGGCCCGGCAGGCGAGGGCAGGAAGGCGCCGCCGCCCTCGGTGCCAGGCAGGCAGCGGGCATCCGTCAGGACGAGGGCgttctcctccccagccaggtTGCTCACTACGCCCCTGCTCAGCGTGTTGAGGAAGAGGTCGGGGCAGAGGGCGCCGAAGGGGGAGCCGCAGGCCAGTAGCCCCTCGCCCTTGCGCAGGCGGCCGGCGCTCGCCAGGGCCGTCCAGCCGCCGCCCGGGCGGTCCAGGCCGGGCACCCGCAGCCAGGCGAACCAGTGCAGGGCCCGCGGGTCgtcccccgccgcctccccgccgaAGCGCCACTGCTCCGCCGTGCCGAAGGCCCGCGCCAGCGCCCGCCGGAAGGCGCCGCAGGGCACCAGCGCCAGCAGCCGTGCCTCGTGCCGCCGCACGCTGCCCGTCGAGGCCGCCGGGGCGTCGGGGCCCGGGGGCGCCGGCGGCTGTAGGACCTGGAGGCGCGGGCGAGGCTGGAGGGCGTCGGGCATCAGGGCGCGGGGCCGGGTCCAGGCGGCGGGGCCGTCCCGCAGGAAGGGGGTGAAGACGGCgccctggcacagcaccagccCGGGGCCGCGGCTCAGCACCACCCCGCTGCAGCTCCAGGGGCCGGCGGCCGCCTTGGGGCCGGCGGGCAGGCCGGAGACGCTGACGGCGCAGCAGGCCTGTTCCTCCGCCatggcggcggccggcggccgggccccgGCTGACCGCGGGCGGCGCCGGGGCAACgcagcgcggcgcggccccgggtGCGCCGGCCCGctcgccgccggccccgcccctcgccccgcccccgcgcccattggcggcggcggggcccggcgcccTCCCCAttggcggcggcgcggggcggggcgggccgtgCGACgtggcggggcgggcggcgccggggccgctcaccgccgcgccgggccgggccgggccgcgcttCGCTGCGACCGcccccgcgggggccgggccccgcccccgcgccgcagccccgcccccgcccggcagCCCCGCCCCCACCGCGCAGTCACCGCCCCGGCTGCAGGCGCggtgcccggggcgggggcgcctCTCGGGGGCGCCCCAAAGCCGCAGCCTGGCCGCGGAGAGCGGCGCCGGGGCCTGCGGGGTCCCTTTGACGG from Falco biarmicus isolate bFalBia1 chromosome 9, bFalBia1.pri, whole genome shotgun sequence encodes:
- the TYSND1 gene encoding peroxisomal leader peptide-processing protease; translation: MAEEQACCAVSVSGLPAGPKAAAGPWSCSGVVLSRGPGLVLCQGAVFTPFLRDGPAAWTRPRALMPDALQPRPRLQVLQPPAPPGPDAPAASTGSVRRHEARLLALVPCGAFRRALARAFGTAEQWRFGGEAAGDDPRALHWFAWLRVPGLDRPGGGWTALASAGRLRKGEGLLACGSPFGALCPDLFLNTLSRGVVSNLAGEENALVLTDARCLPGTEGGGAFLPSPAGPRLVAVIAAAFCWRGAEWVGLTLLCSLAAILRSSTGVLSAVGAAGPPGPGAAVQTGSLWAPLGWAALVECGAAWGSGVLLGPRLLLTCRHVVEARVPLRVTLAPGPGRAAAGLGGRVVFATEESSPFDVAVVELEESVPGFVPPCLADTFLPGEEVTVVGFGALGRACGPSVTAGVLSAVVAVAGRPVMLQTTCAVHGGSSGGPLVSSRSGHLLGIVASNTRDTDAGAIYPHLNFCIPVTILQPPIARYLHTGNPDAFAGLNQAGEGVQAAWRLQRQPGPPSKL